The Ectothiorhodospiraceae bacterium 2226 region TGAGCGTCTACTGGGGCGCGGGAACTCGAGCCTGATTAGGTCTGGCGCCCCTGCTGTGTGCGCAGCACCGCCACAACGAGCCGGCGCCGCGCCCCGCGGGCCGTGCAACTCGCGGGCTGCAACTCGCGCGCGAGCGGCCATACTGTGAGGCAGGCTAGACGTGAGGAGACCACCATGGACATCGACATGATCGACGTGACTTTGCGCCTCAAGGATCCCATCGACCAGGATCAGGCTGACCGCCTGCAGGCCTCGCTACACGAGCTCGACGGCGTCATCAGCACGCATATCGGGGAAGAGACTCGCCATATGTTGCTCACCGAGATCAACCCCAGGGTCATCGACGCCGACAAGGTACTGGCCCACGTTAACAACCAAGGGGTATCGGCCGAACTGGCCGTGCCGGATCGTTTCTAGCCGCCCCGGGGCCGACGCGATCGGCCGCGACGTGCCGCCGGTTGACAGTTCACAGGGCACTCGCCACACTCGACCCCATGAGCTTCCATCGACACGACATGGTCGTCCCCGCTTGGCACCTGCGCCTGCAGGTAGTCCGCCGGGCGGCCGTGCGCCGGAGGGAGTGAGATAGCACCGTAACCCGAACATTAGGGTTGACTCCAAAAGGCCACGGAACTTGCGCTCCGTGGCCTTTTTTCGTTTTCGTCCCACGCACAAAGGATCGACATGCAGATTCCAGCCGCGTACCTCGCGGTGGTCGTTATCTGGTCCACCACGCCGCTCGCCATCCAGTGGAGCGCCGCCGAGTCCGACTTCCTGTTCGCGGTCACCGCGCGCATGGTGTTGGGGGCGCTGGTTTGCCTGGCGCTGATGGGCGCGCTCAGCGTACCGCTACCGTGGCACCGCGCGGCGCGGCGCACCTACGCGGCGGCCGGCCTGGGCATCTACGGCGCGATGCTGTGCGTGTACTGGGCGGCGCAGCACATCCCCTCGGGCCTGATCTCGGTGCTGTTCGGACTGGCCCCGCTGGTCACCGGCGTGTTGGCGGTGCTGTGGTTGAACGAGCGGGCGTTGACCCCGCCCAAGCTGGTGGGCATGGCTCTCGGCCTCGGGGGACTGGCACTGGTGTTCGGCGCCCATCACCAGCTCGGTCCGTTCGCGCTATGGGGGATCCTCGCCATGCTCGCCTCGGTGCTGGTGCACGCCGCCAGCACCGTGTGGGTCAAGCGTATCGACGCGCCGATCTCCGCCTTCGCCGTGACCGGCGGCGGCCTGCTGCTGGCCGCGCCCCTGTTCGCCTTGACCTGGCTCGCCTCCGGCGCCGCGTGGCCGGCGGCGCTGCCGAACCGCGCGGCATGGTCCATCGTGTACCTCGCGCTGGCCGGCTCGGTGCTGGGCTTCGTGCTGTTCTACTTCCTGCTGCAGCGCCTGGAGTCGGGGCGGGTCGCCGTCATCGCCCTGCTCACCCCGGTGCTCGCGCTGCTGCTCGGCCGCCTGGCGAACGACGAGCCCGTGCAGTTGCAGGTCTGGAGCGGCGCCCTACTCATCGTGGGCGGGCTCGCTCTGCATTTTTGGGGGAGAGCGCCGCGGGGTGCGGTGACGCCGCAGGGGGCGCAGCGCGAGGGGGCGGGGTAGATCCGGTTTATCCGCCCTGCCCCGCCGAACGGAGAAAGACCCCGCTGGACGACCGGGGGTCGCGGCTCACTGGCCGGGATTACGAGGGTCCATCCCTGGACCCTCGCCCCTGCGGGGCCGCCGCTGCGCGGCGTTCGAAATCGGCTGTCCTGCCGATTTCGTCGAACCGAAGAGTCCTCACCAAAGCCGCCCACACCCCCACAAAGCAAAAGCCCCGCGCGAGGCGGGGCCTAGGTGTCGCAGCCGACACGCCGGGATTACGAGGGTCCATCCCTGGACCCTCGCCCCTGCGGGGCCGCCGCTGCGCGGCGTTCCGAATCGGCTATCCTGCCGATTCGGTCGAACCACAGGGTCCTCACCAAAGCCTCCCACACCCCCACAAAGCAAAAGCCCCGCGCGAGGCGGGGCTTTTGCTTTGTGGCGGAGAGGGAGGGATTCGAACCCTCGGTACGGTTTTGCCGTACACACACTTTCCAGGCGTGCTCCTTCAACCGCTCGGACACCTCTCCAGTACGCCCGGGGTGCGGCTCGAACAATCCCCGCCCGCGGACAAGACGCGGAATGTTACCAGGGCGCCCCGAGCCTCGCAATGTGCGACAACGGCGCCATGCAAAGCACGGGGGGTTGCTTTAGAATGACGCCAGGTACCGCCGCTTCCGTATGACCAATAATCAATGAGCGCCCCCCAAACCAATTCGGAACTGCTTGCGCAGTTGAGCCGCAACAGCACCCCCTACCAGGACCCGCTGAGTCGTATCGACTGGGAGAGCCTGCCGGGTGACCAGTTCTGGCTGCCCGAAGAAGGGATGTCGCTCTATGGGCTGGCGGAGTATCACGCGCTACCGCGGGTAACGCGCCTGGCGTTGTCGCGTTACGAGTTCCTGCACGTGATCGAGGCGGGGCTCTGGCTGGAAGGGATCTTCATGACCCGCATCAGCCAGACCATAAACCACCGCGGGCGCGACCTGCCGCGACTCATCTACAACCTGCACGAGCTGCGCGAGGAGGCCGGCCACAGCCTGATGTTCGTGGAGCTGATCCGCCGCAGTGGGCTCAGCCGTCCGCGCACCCGCTTCCATCGCATGCGCCTGGCGAACGCGCTGGGTCACTACGCGCCGTTCGACTCCTCCGGGTTCTGGATCGCGGTGCTCATCGGCGAGGAACTGCCCGATCGGCTCAACCGCTTCATCCGCAAGTACCGCGACGAGATCTGCCCGGCGGTGTACGACATGACCAAGATCCACATCATCGAGGAGGCGCGCCATATCGCGCACGCCCGCGAGGTGCTGGAGGGTCGCATGAAGGGGATGCCGGCTTGGCGCCTGGCGCTGATCCGCCCCGTGATCTGCCGCGTGTTCCGCCAGTTCACGCGCGCCTTGTACTTCCCGGAACCGGACGTCTATCGCCTCGCGGGACTGTCCAACCCCGTGCGCTGGGCGCATCGGGCGCGCAGCAATCCGCACCGCATTCGCTTCGTGGACGAGATCATGCACTCGGCGCTGCGCGGCCTGCGCGACCTCGGCGTCGACCTGCGCTGGCGCTGAGCACGCCCCGCCCTACCAGATCGCGGCGCGCGCGCCCCGTCAGCCGTCCAGTTCCGCCCAGCGGGCGTAGGCGTGCTCCACCTCGGCACGCACCGTCTCGGCGCGTTGGGCCAGCGCCGCGGCGGCCTCGCCGGCGTCGGGCCGCTGGTACAGCGCGGGGTCGGCCAGTTGACCCTCGAGTTCGGCCAGTTCCTCCTCCAGCGCCGCGATGCGCTCCGGCAGGGCATCGAGTTCGCGCTGATCCTTATAGCTGAGCTTGCTTCGCGTCGGCGCCGGTTTGGCCTGCACCTCGGGCTTGGCTGCGGCCGTCGCCGCGGGTTTCTCGGTCGCGCGCGGCTCGGCCGGGCGTTGGCGCAGCCAGTCGCTGTAGCCGCCCACGTACTCGCGCACTACGCCGCCACCCTCGAACACCAACGTGGAGTTCACCACGTTATCCAGGAACTCGCGGTCGTGGCTGACCAACAACAAGGTGCCGGGATAGTCCGCCAATAGGGACTCGAGCAGTTCCAAGGTCTCCATGTCGAGGTCGTTGGTGGGCTCGTCCATCACCAGCATGTTGGCCGGCGCGGTAAACAGCCGCGCGAGCAGCAGTCTGGCGCGCTCACCGCCCGACAGCGCCGACACCGGCGCCCGCGCCCGCTCCGGCTGAAACAGGAAGTCCCGCAGATAGCTGATCACGTGGCGGGTGCGGCCGTTCACGGTGATCTGATCGCGCCCCTCGGCGACCGTGTCGAGCACCGTCGCCGCGGGATCGAGCGCCGCGCGCTGCTGATCGAAATAGGCCACCTCCAGGCGCGTGCCGTGGCGCACGCTGCCCGCGTCGGGCGCCAGCTCGCCGAGCAGCAGGCGCAACAGCGTGGTCTTGCCCGCGCCGTTGGGACCGATCAGGCCGATGCGATCGCCGCGCAGCACACGCAGGTCCAAGCCCTTGACCACCGGCTTGCCGTCGTAGGTCTTGGTCAGTCCTTCGGCCTCGATGACCAGCTTGCCGGACAGCCCACCGGCGTCCAGCTCGATCTTGGCCTTGCCGAGCAGCTCCCGACGCGCCGCACGGGCGGCGCGCAGGGCCTCGAGTCGACGCACCCGGCCTTCGTTACGCGTGCGCCGCGCCTTGATGCCCTGGCGCACCCAGGTCTCCTCCTGCGCCAAGTGCTTGTCGAACTCCGCCGCCTGCGCCTGCTCGACCTCGAGGCGTTCGTCGCGCAGGGCCTCGTACTTGGCGTAGTCGCCCGGCCAGGAGGTGAGCCGGCCGCGATCGAGTTCCACGATGCGGGTGGCCAGGCGCCGCACCAGCGCACGGTCATGGGTGATAAACACCAAGGCGCCGCGGTAACCGAGCAGGAAATCCTCCAGCCAGCCGATCATGGCGATATCGAGGTGGTTGGTCGGCTCGTCGAGCAGCAGCAGCTCCGGGTCGCCCACCAGCGCACGCGCCAGCAGAGCGCGCCGCGCCCAGCCGCCGGAGAGCTCGCCCATGCGCGCGTCGCCGTCCAGATCGAGGCGCGACAGCACCCGCTCCACCTGCTGGGTGAGCCGCCAGCCGTCGGCCGCCTCCAGATCGTGCTGCAAGGCCTCCAGGCGCACCAGCAGTTCTTCGCGAGCGGGCTCGCGTGCCAGTTCGGCCGCCGTGGCATGGTAGGCGCGCACCTGAGCGCCCAGCTCGCCCAATCCGTCGGCCACCACGTCGAACACGCTGCGCTCCTGTGCGGCCGGCACGTCCTGCTCCAGGCGCGCGATGCGCAGCGCCGCGCGGCGACGCACCTCGCCTGCATCGGGCTGCAGTTCGCCGCTCAGCACGCGCAACAGGGTGGACTTGCCGGCGCCATTGCGCCCCAACAGGCACACGCGCTCGCCGGCGTCGACCGAGAAGTCGGCCTCGTCGAGCAGCGGCGCGATGCCGTAGGCGAGTGAAACCTTTTCCAGCGATATAAGTGCCATGACGTATTCCGGGGGCGGCGTTAGCGGGTAACATCGGGGGCCGATGCGCTCGGTCGGCCGTTTGGTGCGGCCGGCCGGCGCGGACAGGGAGGCCCCCGCACGCGGCTCGAACGCGCAAGCGTTTGCGCCGCGGACGCCGCGCTCGGCCACATGCCGGGCGCGGCGCGTCGAAGCAGGGCAGGATAGCCCGTTTTCGACCTGCTAAGCCACCGCAACGCCCCGGGGGGAAGGCGCGTCCACCGATGAACGTCATTTTCTTCGCCATCATCCTGGCGGCGGTCGCCGCGGCCTCGTATCGCCAGGTGCGCTGGGACGGCGCAGGCACCGCCCCCATGGACGCCCTCTCCAGCTCGGTGGTCGAGGCCGCCGGCGGCGCGGTGGAATTGGCGATCGGCCTGGTCGGCGTGATGACCCTGTTCCTCGGCCTCATCAAGGTGGCGGAGGCCGGCGGGCTGCTCACCATCCTGGCGCGCCTGATCCGCCCGCTCATGGTGCGGCTGTTTCCGGACGTGCCGCCCGAGCATCCCGCCATGGGCGCCATGATTCTCAACATGTCGGCCAATGCCATGGGACTCGGCAATGCCGCCACCCCGTTCGGCATCCGTGCCATGCAGGAGTTGAACAAGCTGAACCCCTACCCCGGCACGGCCACCAATGCGATGGTGCTGTTCCTGGCAATCAACACCTCCAGCGTCACGTTGCTGCCCACGGGGGTGATCGCCATCCGTGCGGCCGCCGGCTCGGCCGATCCCGCCGCCATCCTGCCGACCACGCTGTTCGCGACCTTGTGCGCGACGCTCGCCGCGGTCAGCGCGGCGTTCTTCTTCCGGCGTTTCTTTGCCTTCACGGCCGCGCCGGCGCCGGTGCCCGAGCCCGCCGCGGCGGTGCAGCCCGCGGCGACCGCGAGCACCATCGCGCCCACTGAACCCCCTGGAACGGACGGACTCAAGCCCGAGGAGGCGCCGCTGCCGGATGCGGGCAAGCCCTACCCGCTCTGGGTATCCGCCGCCGCCATGCTGGGCTTTCTCGCCCTGATTCCGCTCACCGTGGCCTACGGCCGGGTGATCGCGCCGTGGATCATCCCCGGCCTTATCCTGGGCTTTCTGACCTTCGGCCTGCTGCGCGGCGTGCGCATCTACGAGGTGTTCGTCGACGGCGCCAAGGAGGGCTTCCAGGTCGCGCTGCGCATTATCCCCTACCTCGTCGCCATCCTGGTGGCAGTGGCCATGCTACGCGCGAGCGGCGCGCTGGATGCCATGATCCGCACCCTGGGGCCATGGACCAGCGCCGTCGGATTACCCGCCGAGGCGCTGCCCATGGCGCTGCTGCGCCCCCTGTCGGGCTCGGGCGCCTACGGCATCATGGCCTCGATCATCAACGACCCGGCCATCGGCCCCGACAGTTACGTCGGCTATCTGGTCAGCACCCTGCAGGGCTCCACCGAGACGACCTTCTACGTGCTGGCGGTCTACTTCGGCGCGGTGCAGGTGCGCCGACTGCGCCACGCCATCCCCGCCTGCCTGACCGCCGACTTCGTCGCCGTGGTCGCCGCCGTCGGTGCCTGCCTCTACCTGTTTGCCTAGGTCCGATTCGCGCATGACGCGGCGCCTGAGGCTCCGCCAAGCCGCGCTTGCCGCTACCACACCCCACGCGTAGAATCGCCTGCGCTTCAGGTGTCCCTGGGACCTCCATCCCAAGGATTAAACGGGAAGCCGGTGCGCCAGTTCTACTGGCAAGTCCGGCGCTGCCCCCGCAACGGTAAGCGAGCCAAGGTGCGTCAACACGCCACTGTCCTTCGGGATGGGAAGGCGATGCACCCGGAGCCTTTCGGCTCACTCGCAAGCCCGGAGACCGGCCTGGAGTTCGAGTACGTGTCGCGGTGGGCGGCAACGGCGGGCCTCTCCGACCTGCTTCCTTCCACCGCACGCGTGTCCGCGGGTGTGCGTATAACAAGAGGAAGCACCATGGTCATCCCTTTCCGGCCGCTGCTGGCCGTCGCCTGTTCCCTAACGGCCGCTGCGCCGACCAGCCTGTTTGCGCAGGCCGACGCCGATCCGTTTCCCATTCTCGTCACCGCCACGCGCACCGCGCAAACGGCGGACGAGGCGCTTGCTTCGGTGACGGTCATCACGCGCGATGACATCGAGCGCAGCCAAGCGCGCAGCGTGCCCGAGTTGCTGCGGCGACAACCGGGCGTCGACGTCGCTGCGCAAGGCGGCTTCGGCCAGCGCAGCAGCGTGTTCCTGCGCGGCACCAATGCAGGCCACGTACTGGTACTGGTCGACGGGGTGCGCCACGGCTCCGCGACCGCCGGCACGACGGCGTTCGAGAACATACCCATCGAACAGATCGAGCGCATCGAGATCGTGCGGGGCCCGCGCTCCAGCCTGTACGGCTCCGAGGCGATCGGCGGCGTGATTCAGATCTTCACGCGCGGCGGGCAGGGCGAGCGCGTCGCCAACGCCGAAGTCGGCTACGGTGAATACGGCACCTGGCGCGGCAGCGCCGGCGCCAGCGGCAGTGTCGGCAACAGCTACTGGGGCGTCCAACTCGGCACCGAGCGCAGCGACGGCTACGACGTGTTCGTGCCGCGCGAACCGGACGACGACGGTTACCGCAACGACTCCCTCAGCGCGCGCCTCGGCCACCGCTTCGCCGGCGGACACGAACTCGAACTGCACGGCCTGCGTGCCCAGGGGGAGACGGAGTTCGACGGTTGGGGGCCGGGGGCCGACAACCGCATGGAATTCGTGCAGCAGACGGCGGGCCTGCGCGGCAGCGTGCTCGCCGCCGATCACTGGGTGATCAAGGCCCAGCTTGGCGAGAGTCGCGACGAAGCGGATAGCTTCGCCGATCAGACCTACCACAGCACCTTCGACACCAAACGCCACTATGCCAGCGTCCAGAACGACCTGAGCCTCGGTGCGGCGGCGCTCGTCAGTCTCGGCGTCGATTGGCATCGTGACCGGGTGGACAGCACCACGGCGTATGCCAAGACCTCGCGCCGCAACACCGGCGTATTCGTCCAGTATCAGGTGCGGGAGGCCGATCACGACCTCGGCTTCGGCGTGCGCCGAGACGACAACGAGCAGTTCGGGGTACACAGCACCTTCCACGTCGATTACGGCTATCGGATCACCGACGGCGTGCGCGTCCTCGCCAACTACGGCACCGCCTTCAAGGCGCCCACCTTCAACGACCTCTATTGGCCCGGATTCAGCAACCCGGATCTGGACCCCGAGACCTCGGAAAGCGTCGAGTTGGGGCTGCGCGGTATGCCTGCGTGGGGTCGCTGGGAGCTACGCGCCTTCCGCACCGAGGTCGACAACCTCATCGTCTATGATCCGATCGTGAACCAGCCGATGAACATCAACCGCGCTCGCATCGACGGCGTGGAAGTGGAGGCCGGCACTCGCCTCGGCGCCTGGGATCTCGGCGCCGGCGCCAGCTTCCTGTCGCCGCGCGACCGTGACACGGGCGAGGTACTGCTCCGGCGCGCGCGCCAGAGCGCGGCGCTGCATGCGGACCGTTCGTTCGGCCGCACGACGGTTGGCACGACGGTCGAGGCGGTCGGCAGCCGCTACGACATCCATGCCGAGACTTTTGCTAGCACACGCGTGTCGGGCTATGGCCTGGTGCACTTGCGCGCCGAGCACGCCCTGTCCAAGCGTTGGGCCCTGCGCGCCAAGGTCGACAACGTGCTCGACAAGGAGTACCAAACCGCGCACGGCTACCGCATGCCGGGGCGGCTCTGGTTCCTCTCGGTCGCGTACCGTATGCCCTAGCCATGAAGTCTCAGGCGGCGTCCAGCAGACATACCCGGGGATTGGTCGGCGCGGCCGCCCTCTCCGGCCTGCTGCACGCCGCCTTTCTGATCTGGCTCACCGAGCGCCTGCCGATGCCCAGCGAAGACCCCGGCGCAACCGAATTGACCGTAGTCCTCGCACGCTCGGCGCCGCGACAGACGGCCGCCGCACATCCGCCCGCACTGGACGCGGTCCAACGCGAACAACAGGCGCATGAACAGGCGCGCGCGCAACGCGAGCCGCCGGCCGAGGCGCAATCGGCGCCGCCGCCCAAGAGCCACCCACCGTCGCCGCCGCGCACCGCCGCGCCGGCCGAAGCGAAACCGACACCGACACCGACACCGACACCACGTGATGACGCCGAAGCGGCCGCCGCGCCGCCGCCCGCGGCCTCCGCAGCGCCCCGCCCGACGCCGCCCGCCGAACGTGCGATTGCGCCCCTTGCACCGCCGCCGCGGACGGCCCCCGTCCCGAACGAAGCGCAACTTGCGCACGCACGCGCCCGGCACCACGCCCTGCGCGAGGCGCGCACCGAACTCGCGCGCCACTTTCGTTACCCGCCCCTCGCCCAGCGCAACGGCTGGGAGGGCACCGTGGTGCTCGGCTTCCGAGTGAGTGAGGACGGCGCGATCGAGGAAATCGTCATTGCCCGCACCTCCGGCCACGGCCTGCTCGACCGCGCGGCACGCGACGCGCTGGCGCGCGTGGGCCGCCTGCACGGGTTCGCGGGGGCGCGCGGCGTCGGCGCACTGGATCTGGAACTGCCCGTGATTTACCGCCTGACGGAGAGCTGATGCGATGGGTAACCGCTTGACCAAGATCTACACCAAGACCGGCGACAACGGCACCACCGGCCTCGGCGACGGCACCCGCGTCGACAAGGATGACGCCCGCGTCGAGGCATTCGGCTGTGTGGACGAGTTGAACAGCGCGCTCGGCGTGGTGCTCGCCCACGAATTGCCCGAGACGGTCCACGAGGCGCTCACCACTGTGCAGCACGAGCTGTTCGATCTCGGCGGCGAACTCTGCATCCCCGGCCGCGTCGATCTCCAGGAGGCGCAGGTCGGCCGGCTCGAGCGCGTCCTCGATACCCTTAACGGGCCGCTGCCGCCCCTCAAGGAGTTCATCCTGCCCGGCGGCACCCCCGCCGCCAG contains the following coding sequences:
- a CDS encoding DMT family transporter translates to MQIPAAYLAVVVIWSTTPLAIQWSAAESDFLFAVTARMVLGALVCLALMGALSVPLPWHRAARRTYAAAGLGIYGAMLCVYWAAQHIPSGLISVLFGLAPLVTGVLAVLWLNERALTPPKLVGMALGLGGLALVFGAHHQLGPFALWGILAMLASVLVHAASTVWVKRIDAPISAFAVTGGGLLLAAPLFALTWLASGAAWPAALPNRAAWSIVYLALAGSVLGFVLFYFLLQRLESGRVAVIALLTPVLALLLGRLANDEPVQLQVWSGALLIVGGLALHFWGRAPRGAVTPQGAQREGAG
- a CDS encoding diiron oxygenase, with the translated sequence MSAPQTNSELLAQLSRNSTPYQDPLSRIDWESLPGDQFWLPEEGMSLYGLAEYHALPRVTRLALSRYEFLHVIEAGLWLEGIFMTRISQTINHRGRDLPRLIYNLHELREEAGHSLMFVELIRRSGLSRPRTRFHRMRLANALGHYAPFDSSGFWIAVLIGEELPDRLNRFIRKYRDEICPAVYDMTKIHIIEEARHIAHAREVLEGRMKGMPAWRLALIRPVICRVFRQFTRALYFPEPDVYRLAGLSNPVRWAHRARSNPHRIRFVDEIMHSALRGLRDLGVDLRWR
- a CDS encoding ATP-binding cassette domain-containing protein; its protein translation is MALISLEKVSLAYGIAPLLDEADFSVDAGERVCLLGRNGAGKSTLLRVLSGELQPDAGEVRRRAALRIARLEQDVPAAQERSVFDVVADGLGELGAQVRAYHATAAELAREPAREELLVRLEALQHDLEAADGWRLTQQVERVLSRLDLDGDARMGELSGGWARRALLARALVGDPELLLLDEPTNHLDIAMIGWLEDFLLGYRGALVFITHDRALVRRLATRIVELDRGRLTSWPGDYAKYEALRDERLEVEQAQAAEFDKHLAQEETWVRQGIKARRTRNEGRVRRLEALRAARAARRELLGKAKIELDAGGLSGKLVIEAEGLTKTYDGKPVVKGLDLRVLRGDRIGLIGPNGAGKTTLLRLLLGELAPDAGSVRHGTRLEVAYFDQQRAALDPAATVLDTVAEGRDQITVNGRTRHVISYLRDFLFQPERARAPVSALSGGERARLLLARLFTAPANMLVMDEPTNDLDMETLELLESLLADYPGTLLLVSHDREFLDNVVNSTLVFEGGGVVREYVGGYSDWLRQRPAEPRATEKPAATAAAKPEVQAKPAPTRSKLSYKDQRELDALPERIAALEEELAELEGQLADPALYQRPDAGEAAAALAQRAETVRAEVEHAYARWAELDG
- a CDS encoding spore maturation protein; the protein is MNVIFFAIILAAVAAASYRQVRWDGAGTAPMDALSSSVVEAAGGAVELAIGLVGVMTLFLGLIKVAEAGGLLTILARLIRPLMVRLFPDVPPEHPAMGAMILNMSANAMGLGNAATPFGIRAMQELNKLNPYPGTATNAMVLFLAINTSSVTLLPTGVIAIRAAAGSADPAAILPTTLFATLCATLAAVSAAFFFRRFFAFTAAPAPVPEPAAAVQPAATASTIAPTEPPGTDGLKPEEAPLPDAGKPYPLWVSAAAMLGFLALIPLTVAYGRVIAPWIIPGLILGFLTFGLLRGVRIYEVFVDGAKEGFQVALRIIPYLVAILVAVAMLRASGALDAMIRTLGPWTSAVGLPAEALPMALLRPLSGSGAYGIMASIINDPAIGPDSYVGYLVSTLQGSTETTFYVLAVYFGAVQVRRLRHAIPACLTADFVAVVAAVGACLYLFA
- the btuB gene encoding TonB-dependent vitamin B12 receptor, coding for MVIPFRPLLAVACSLTAAAPTSLFAQADADPFPILVTATRTAQTADEALASVTVITRDDIERSQARSVPELLRRQPGVDVAAQGGFGQRSSVFLRGTNAGHVLVLVDGVRHGSATAGTTAFENIPIEQIERIEIVRGPRSSLYGSEAIGGVIQIFTRGGQGERVANAEVGYGEYGTWRGSAGASGSVGNSYWGVQLGTERSDGYDVFVPREPDDDGYRNDSLSARLGHRFAGGHELELHGLRAQGETEFDGWGPGADNRMEFVQQTAGLRGSVLAADHWVIKAQLGESRDEADSFADQTYHSTFDTKRHYASVQNDLSLGAAALVSLGVDWHRDRVDSTTAYAKTSRRNTGVFVQYQVREADHDLGFGVRRDDNEQFGVHSTFHVDYGYRITDGVRVLANYGTAFKAPTFNDLYWPGFSNPDLDPETSESVELGLRGMPAWGRWELRAFRTEVDNLIVYDPIVNQPMNINRARIDGVEVEAGTRLGAWDLGAGASFLSPRDRDTGEVLLRRARQSAALHADRSFGRTTVGTTVEAVGSRYDIHAETFASTRVSGYGLVHLRAEHALSKRWALRAKVDNVLDKEYQTAHGYRMPGRLWFLSVAYRMP
- a CDS encoding TonB family protein, whose translation is MKSQAASSRHTRGLVGAAALSGLLHAAFLIWLTERLPMPSEDPGATELTVVLARSAPRQTAAAHPPALDAVQREQQAHEQARAQREPPAEAQSAPPPKSHPPSPPRTAAPAEAKPTPTPTPTPRDDAEAAAAPPPAASAAPRPTPPAERAIAPLAPPPRTAPVPNEAQLAHARARHHALREARTELARHFRYPPLAQRNGWEGTVVLGFRVSEDGAIEEIVIARTSGHGLLDRAARDALARVGRLHGFAGARGVGALDLELPVIYRLTES
- a CDS encoding cob(I)yrinic acid a,c-diamide adenosyltransferase; its protein translation is MGNRLTKIYTKTGDNGTTGLGDGTRVDKDDARVEAFGCVDELNSALGVVLAHELPETVHEALTTVQHELFDLGGELCIPGRVDLQEAQVGRLERVLDTLNGPLPPLKEFILPGGTPAASACHVARALCRRAERRLVTLAKATTINPASLRYLNRLSDLLFVVARHLNRTAGAPDVLWQPGRQRA